In Cellulomonas wangsupingiae, the genomic window CCGAGCCCATCCAGCGCAGGTCGTTGCAGATCTTGGTGAGGCTGACGGCGATGGTGCGCAGCGCGCCCGACAGCTCGACGAGCCCGTCGCGCGAGGACTGCGCCTCGAAGTGGTCGCGCGCCTCCGTCAGGGGCAGGCCCGTGTCCTCGACGAGCAGCGCGATCACCCGCTGCGGGAACCCGGCGGGGGTGTTGATGCCCGTGCCCACGGCGGTGCCGCCCAGCGGCACCTCGGCCGCGCGGGGGAGGGCCGCCTGCAGCCGCTCGACGCCGTAGCGGACGGCCGCGGCGTACCCGCCGAACTCCTGGCCGAGGGTCACCGGGGTGGCGTCCATGAGGTGCGTGCGGCCGGACTTCACGACCTGCGCCCACGCGGTCGCCTTCTCCTCCAGCGTGGCGGCCAGGTGCTCGAGGGCGGGGACGAGGTCGCGCACGACGCCGGCGGTCGCCGCCACGTGGACCGACGTCGGGAACACGTCGTTCGACGACTGCGACGCGTTGACGTGGTCGTTGGGGTGCACGTCGCGGCCCAGCAGGCGCGTGGCCAGCGTCGCGAGGACCTCGTTGGTGTTCATGTTCGAGCTCGTCCCCGAGCCCGTCTGGTACACGTCGACGGGGAACTCGCCGTCGTGGGCGCCCGTGGCCACCTCGTCGGCGGCCGCGGCGATCGCATCGGCCACGTCCCGCGGCAGCACGCCCAGCTCGGCGTTGGCCAGCGCGGCGGCCTTCTTGATGCGGGCGAGCGCCTCGATGTGGCCGCGCTCGAGGGTGCTGCCGGAGATCGGGAAGTTCTCGACCGCGCGCTGCGTCTGCGCGCGGTACAGGGCGGCCGCGGGCACGCGTACCTCGCCCATCGTGTCGTGCTCGATGCGGAACTCGGGCTGGGCCGTGCCGGCCGCGACGTCGGGACCGTTCGTGTCAGTCATGCGCCCATCCTTCCACCGCCGCGAGTCGGGTCGCGCAGGCTTCCGGTGGCGGAACGCTGCAGGTCGTAGTCGTATGTGAAGCACCGTTCGACCCTTCCGACGACGCGAGAGGTCAGGTACCCCGGTGCGACGACGCACAGCCCTCCTCGCCCTGGCGCTGGTGGCCCCGCTGGCCGCCTGCGCGTCGACCGAGGCCGGGCCACCCACGCTGACGTGGTACATCAACCCCGACTCCGGCGGGCAGGCGCGCATCGCCGCCGAGTGCAGCGACGAGTCCGACGGCGCGTACCGCCTCGAGGTGGCCCTGCTGCCGCGCGACGCCCCGGGCCAGCGCGAGCAGCTCGTCCGGCGGCTCGCGGCCAACGACACGTCGATCGACCTCATGAGCATCGACCCGCCGTTCGTCCCGGAGTTCTCCAACGCGGGCTTCCTGGCCGAGATCCCGGACGACGTGGCGCAGACCGTGACGCAGGACGTGACCGAGGGGGCCGTCGCGGCCGCCACGTACGGCGACGAGCTCGTCGTCGTGCCGTTCTGGGCCAACACGCAGCTGCTCTGGTACCGCAAGTCCGTGGCCGAGGCCGCAGGCCTGGACATGTCGCAGCCGGTCACGTGGGACCAGATCATCGACGCGGCCGAGCAGCAGGACGTCACGGTCGCGGTCCAGGGCACGCGCGCCGAGTCGCTCACCGTGTGGGTCAACGCGCTGGTCGAGTCCGCCGGCGGGCACATCCTCGACAACCCCGACGAGGAGGACCCGCAGGCGGTCACCCCGAGCCTCGACAGCGACGCGGGCCGCACCGCTGCGCAGATCATCTCGGACCTCGCCGCCTCGGGTGTCGGGGGGCCGCAGCTCGCCAACGCCGACGAGGACATCAACGCCTCGATGTTCGAGGGGGACTCCGCGGGCTTCATGGTCAACTGGCCGTTCGTCTGGCAGCGCGCCAACGCGGGCGTCGAGTCCGGCAGCCTCGACCAGTCGGTCGTCGACGACTACGGCTGGGCGCTGTACCCGCAGGCGGTCGAGGGCGAGGAGTCCCGCCCGCCGATCGGGGGCGTCACGCTCGGCGTCAGCGCGTTCAGCGAGAACCCCGACCTGGCGTTCGAGGCCGCGCAGTGCATCGTCCAGCCCGAGAAGCAGGCGGCGTACTACCTGTCGGACGGCAACCCGCCCGGGTCCCTCGTGGCGTTCGACGACCCCGAGGTGCAGGAGGCCTTCCCGATGGCCGACCTCATCCGTGAGTCGCTGCAGAACGCCGCGCCGCGGCCGCAGACGCCGTTCTACAACGAGGTGTCGACGAGCGTGCAGCGCACGTGGCACTCGCCCCGCAGCGTCTCCCCGGACTCCACCCCGGCCTCGGGCGACACGCTCATCACCGACGTCCTGCAGGGGAGGGCACTGCTGTGAGCGCCGCGACCACCACCGTCCCGGCCGCGGCTGACGCGGCCACCGGCGGTCCCCGCAAGCCGCGCCGGTCGGACCGGGCGCGCCAGGAGGCCCGGCTCGGGCTGCTGCTGTGCGCGCCCGCGATCCTCGTCCTCGTCGCCGTCGTGGGGTACCCGATCCTGCAGGCCGTCTGGGACTCGCTGTACAGCTACAAGCTCACCAACCCCGACGCGCGGCGCTTCGTCGGCCTGGAGAACTACGCGCTGATCCTGTCCGACCCGATCTGGTGGCAGGCGCTGTGGGTGACCGTGCTCATCACGGTCGTCACCGTGGTCGTCGAGCTCGTCCTCGGGTTCGCCCTGGCGCTGGTGATGAACAACGCGCTGAGCACCCTGCGTCCCGCGCTGCGCACGGCGATCCTCATCCCGTACGCGATCATCACGGTCGTCTCGGCGTTCGCGTTCCGGTTCATGTTCGACCTGACCAGCGGGTTCATCAACAGCTGGCTGCCGTTCGTGCCCGACGACGTGGACTGGTTCGCGTCGTTCGGCACCGCGATCACGGTCATCTGCATCTCGGAGATCTGGAAGACGACGCCGTTCATCTCGCTGCTGCTGCTGTCGGGGCTCGCACAGGTCCCGGGCGAGCTGCAGGAGGCGGCGAAGGTCGACGGCGCCACGTGGTGGCAGCGGATGCGCCGCGTGACGATCCCGAACATGAAGGCCGCGATCATGGTCGCGCTGCTGTTCCGGGCCCTCGACGCCTTCCGCATCTTCGACAACATCTTCATCATGACGAACGGCGCGGCCGGCACCGAGTCGGTGTCGTTCCTGGCCTACCGACAGACCATCCAGCGCCTGGAGATCGGCATCGGCTCGGCGGTGTCCGTGCTGCTGACGATCTGCGTCGCGCTCATCGCGCTGGTGTTCGTCAAGGGCTTCAAGGTCAACCTGGCGGCGTCGACGAGGGCGGGACGATGAGCGGGCGGACGAAGGCGTGGTGGTGGGTCGGCGGGATCCTGATCGTCCTGTACTGCCTGTTCCCGGTGGCGTGGATCGTGTCGCTGTCGCTCAAGGCGCCGGCCGACCTCGACGACGGGTCGTTCCTGCCCACGTCGGTGTCGTGGCAGAACTACCAGCTCATCCTCACCGGTGACGCGTCCGACCTGTTCCTGCCGGCGCTGCGCAACTCCGTGGGCATCTGCCTCATCGCCACCGGGATCGCGGTCGTGCTGGCGGCGCTGTGCGCGTACGCGGTCGCCCGCCTCGACTTCCCCGGCAAGGCGCTGGTGCTGGGCCTCGCGCTCGGGGTGTCGATGTTCCCCGTCATCTCGATCGTCACGCCGCTGTTCAACATCTGGCGTGCGATCGGGTTGTTCGACACGTGGCCCGGCCTGATCATCCCGTACCTGTCGATCACGCTGCCGCTGTCGATCTGGACCCTCACGGCGTTCTTCCGCGAGATCCCCTGGGAGATGGAGCAGGCCGCGCAGGTCGACGGCGCGACGACCGCCCAGGCGTTCCGCAAGGTCATCGTGCCGCTCGCCGGACCGGGCGTGGCGACCACGGCGATCATCGCGTTCTTCCTCGCGTGGAACGACTTCGTCTACGGCATCTCGCTGACGTCCACCGAGCGTGCCCGGCCCGTGCCGGCGGCGTTGGCGTTCTTCACCGGTGCCTCGCAGTTCGAGGAGCCGACGGGGGCCATCTCGGCCGCCGCGGTCATCGTCACCATCCCCGTCGTCGTGCTGGTCCTGCTGTTCCAGCGCCAGATCGTCGCCGGGCTCACCCAGGGCGCCGTCAAGGGCTGACCCGCCGTCGTAGGAGGAGGAGCGTCATGGCAGCGATCACGCTGAGCCACGTCGTGAAGGAGTACGGCGACGGGTACCCGGCCGTGAACGACGTCAGCCTGGACATCGACGACGGGGAGTTCGTCATCCTCGTCGGGCCGTCGGGGTGCGGGAAGTCGACCCTGCTGCGCATGGTCGTCGGTCTCGAGGACATCACGGGCGGCGAGATCTCGATCGACGGCGACGTGGTCAACGACAAGGCGCCGCGGGACCGCAAGCTGGCGATGGTGTTCCAGAACTACGCGCTGTACCCGCACCTGAGCGTGTTCGAGAACATCGCGTTCCCGCTGCGGCTCGACAAGGGCAAGTTCTCGGAGGCGGAGGTCCGCGAGCGGGTCGAGCGCGCCGCCGACACCCTGGAGCTGCGTGAGCACCTCGACCGCAAGCCCGCCAACCTGTCCGGCGGGCAGCGGCAGCGGGTCGCGATGGGGCGGGCCATCGTCCGCGAGGCGCGCGCGTTCCTCTTCGACGAGCCGCTGTCGAACCTCGACGCCAAGCTGCGCGGGCAGATGCGCACCGAGATCTCCCGGATGCAGCGCCGGCTCGGCACCACGACCCTCTACGTCACGCACGACCAGACCGAGGCGATGACGCTCGGCGACCGGGTGGCCGTGCTGAAGAAGGGCGTGCTGCAGCAGGTCGCCAGCCCGCGGGCGCTGTACGAGCAGCCCGTCAACCTCTTCGTGGCCGGGTTCATCGGGTCGCCGCCCATGAACTTCCTGCCGGGGGAGGTCGACGGTGACGTGCTGCGGCTGCCGCTGACCGAGGTCCCCCTGACCGACGAGCTGCGCGCCCGCATCGGCGACCGCCGGGTCGTCATCGTCGGTCTGCGCCCGGAGCACCTGGAGGACGCGGCCATGCTCGACGACGACACCCGCGCGGGCGGTGTGACGTTCGGGGCCGACGTGGACGTCGTCGAGTGGCTGGGCGCGGAGCTCTACGCGTACGTGCCGTTCGAGACGCACGCCTCGGTGGAGAAGACCCTCGAGGAGCTGGACCGCGACCTGGACGGCGAGGGCATGCGGACGCAGCTGGTCGCGGCGCTCGGGTCGGAGGCCCGGGTCCGCGACGGCGACACCGCCGAGCTGTGGTTCGACCCGGCACGGCTGCTGATCTTCGACCCCGAGACCGGCGAGAACCTCACCTACGACGAGGAGTCGGCCCGTCGGTCCGACGAGGAGAGCGTCGAGGAGCGTCGTCGCACCACCGAGCGCGCACGCAAGCGCGCGGAGCGCAGCGACTCGGCCGCCTGACGGGTCCGGGCCGGGGTCGAGCGGATCGACCCCGGCCGGGCGGACCGTCAGGACGTCGTCGGCGGGATGACCCCCATGCCGGCGCCGATGTCCCCGATGACGTGGGTGAGCCGGGCCTGACCGTCCGCCAGCGTGTACTCGACCGCCACGACCGCGCACCGACCCGCGGCCACGTCCTCGGCCAGCAGCACCGAGTACCCGTGGAGCTGGCGCGCCGTGTGCAGCACGTGCTGGTGCCCGAGCGTCGCCGCGTCGAACGAGTCGAGCGGGCGGCCGGACGCGGTCAGGCCCACGATCGACGGGATCACCCGGTCCACGACGGCCTGCACGAACCCGGGCGGGACGTTGCCCGTGGTCATCGCCTCGACGGTCGCCGCCACGGCACCGCACGAGTCGTGCGCGAGGACGACGACCAGCGGGGCGCCGAGCACGCGGACGCCGTACTCGATCGAGCCGATGACGGTCGTGTCGAGCACGTGGCCCGCGGTCCGGACGACGAACAGGTCGCCCAGACCCTGGTCGAAGATGATCTCCGCCGCCACGCGGCTGTCGGAGCACCCGAACACCACCGCGAACGGGTGCTGCTCGACGCTCAGCTCGGCACGGCGGTCGAAGCCCTGCGACGGGTGCTCCATGCGGTCCTCGACGAACCGCTGGTTGCCCGCGCACAGCTCGGCCCACGCCTGCGCGGGCGTCCGCGGCCTGACCTGCGCGGCGCTCACGCGCCCGCTCCGGTCGGCTCGGCGTCGAGCTCGGCGAGCGACGGCGGGTTGGCGCCCGACCGCGACACCGTGATCGCGGCGATGCGGGCGCAGCGCGTCAGCAGGTGCTCGACCGTCCCGGCGTCGACGTCGTGCAGGGCGGGGCGCTGCGCGGCCCCCAGCAGCCCGGCCGACCACAGGCCGTCGACGAGGCCCCCCATGAAGGAGTCACCGGCGCCGACGGTGTCGACCACGGTGACGCGGGGTGCGGCCACCGACAGTCGGGCGCCCGCCGACGTGCACGCGAACGCACCCTCGCCGCCGTGCGTGACGACCACCAGCGCGGGGCCCGACCGGCTCCACGCCTCGGCGATCTCCGCCGGGGCGACACCGGGCAGCAGCCACGCCAGGTCCTCGTCGCTGACCTTGACGACGTCCGCCGCGCGGACCAGTCGCTCGACGACCGGCAGCACGTCCGCCGGGTCGCCCATGAGCGCGGGGCGCAGGTTCGGGTCGTACGTGATGGTCGAGGCCGCGCGCCGGGTCTCCACCAGGTCGGCGACCTTGGCGCCGCCCGGGCGCAGGACGGTGGCGATCGAGCCCGTGTGGACGACGAGTGCGTCCTCGTCGTCCTCGTCCCACGACGACGGCAGGTCCCACTCGAGATCGAACTCGTAGGTCGCGACGCCCTGGGCGTCGAGGTGGGCGGTGGCGACGGGGGTCGTCGCCGGCGTGCGGTCGCCCCTCAGCACCCGGACGCCCGACGCGTCGAGGTGGCGGCGCACGAGGTCGCCGTACGCGTCGACGGCGAGCCAGGTGAGCAGGTCCACGCGGCGTCCGAGCCGCGCCAGGCCGAGCGCCACGTTGGCCGGGCTGCCGCCGGGGAAGACGTCGCGCGAGCCGTCGGGCCTCCGCACGGCGTCGACCAGCGCCTCCCCGACCACCAGGGCGCGTCCCTGCGTGCTGCCGGTCACCGGTCCTCCTCGTCCACGTCCGTCGCGCGGGAGGCGTCGTCGCCCGCGGCGCCGGCCGGTGCCGCACCGCGCGCTGCCGTCAGCCGTTCCCGCGCGCCGTCGAGCCACTGCTGGCACCGCGCGGCGAGCGCCTCGCCCCGCTCCCAGAGCGCCAGCGACTCCTCGAGCGTGCCGGCACCCGACTCGAGCCGCGCCACGATCGAGACGAGCTCGTCGCGCGCCTGCTCGTAGCCCAGCGTCGCGGGGTCGGGAGGGGTCGGGCCTGCCGGTGCGCCCGCCTCGGCGGGTGCCGTCGTGTCGTGTCCTCGTGCCACGGGCACAGTCAACCAGCCCGCACCGACGGGTCGCGTGCGGGCGTCCGTCCGTGGACGGCGGAGCAGCCCGGCGCCGGCCGGGGCGCGGCGGTCAGGTGCCGACGACGTCGGCCGCGAGCTCGCCCGCCGCCACGCGCACGCGCAGCCGGTCGCCCGCGGTGACGTCCTGCGGGCTGCGCACGACGACACCGTCGGCGCGCTGGACGACGGCGTACCCGCGCTCGAGCGTCGCCGCGGGGGACAGCGCACGGACCTGGCCGGCCAGGCGCGCCGTGGCCGTCGCGGCCTGCGCGAGGGCGGCGTCGAGGACCGCGCGCCCACGGGCCGTCTGCCGGTGCAGCGCGTCCTCGTGCGGGCCGACCATCGTCTCGGGGCGCGCCATCACCGGCCGCGTCCGCAGGTGCGTCAGCGTCGCCTGCTCGCGGGCGATCCGGTGCGTGACCGCCGCCCGGGTGCGGCTGCGCGCCTGGACGATCCGCGCGCGCTCCTCCGTGACGTCGGGCACCACGCGCTTGGCGGCGTCCGTCGGCGTCGACGCCCGCAGGTCCGCCACGAGGTCGAGGAGCGGGGTGTCCATGTGGTGCCCGATCGCGCTGACCAGCGGCGTCCGGCACGCGGCGGCGGCCCGCACCAGGGTCTCGTTGCTGAACGGCAGCAGGTCCTCGAACGACCCGCCGCCGCGCGCCACGACGACCACCTCGACGCGCGGGTCGGCGTCGAGCTCCGCGATGGCCGCGCCCACCTCGGGCACCGCGCTCGGGCCCTGCACGGTGACCCGGCGGATCTCGAACTGCACGGCGGGCCACCGGGCGCGCGCGTTGGACACGACGTCGTGCTCGGCGTCGCCCTGCTGCGCGCACACCAGCCCGACGACGGCCGGCAGGAACGGCAGGGGTCGCTTGCGCGACTCGTCGAACAGGCCCTCGGCCGCCAGCACGCCCTTGAGGTGCTCGATGCGGGCGAGCAGCTCGCCCAGCCCCACGAGCCGGACGCGGTCCGCCGCGAACCCGAGCGTGCCCTTCTTCACCTGGTACTGCGGGCGGGCGTGCACGACGACGTGCGCACCGTCGGCGAACCGGTCGCCCAGACTCATCGCCGCCACCGCGGGCAGGGTCACCGACAGCGACATGTCGAGGTCCGTGTCGCGCAGCGTGAGGAACAGCAGCGAGTTCCACCGCCGCACGTTGAGCACCTGCCCCTCGACCCACACGGGCGGCATCCGCGCCACGTAGTCCGCGACCTTGGGCGCGAGGTGCCGCACGGGCCACGGGCGTTCGGGCGTCGTGTCGGCGGCCTTGAGCGGCAGCGGCAGGGGTGCCGCGGGCGGTGGGGCGGGTGCGCTCGTCTCGTCCTGCACGCCCCCAGCCTGCCGCACGCCCCCGACACCGCCGACCACGGGTGCGCGTCCCGGTACGTGGGACACCGTCCTCGCGAGACCGGGCTCAGGTCGCTCACGCGGTGCCATGAGCGACCTGAGCCCGGTCTCGCGGGCCGGTCTCTCACCGGTGGCGGGGGAGGGGGGTGGAGTCGTGGAGGTCGGGGCGTCGTGGGGCGGGGGAGTCGTCGGGGGCGGGGGAGTCGTGGAGGTCGGGTGACGGCGGGCTGCGCCACCGGGCCGCGCGTCGGCCCCGGCCTAGACTGGCGGGGTGACCCACGCTGCCCCGGACCCCGTCGACGCGCACGCGGACGACCTGCGCGCCACGCGCAAGCGTGTCCTGCTCGCGGCGCCCCGCGGGTACTGCGCGGGCGTCGACCGCGCGGTCGTCGCCGTCGAGAAGGCGCTCGAGCACTACGGCGCCCCGGTGTACGTCCGCAAGGAGATCGTGCACAACCGCCACGTCGTCGACACGCTCGCCGCGCGCGGCGCGGTGTTCGTCGACGAGACGGACCAGGTGCCCGAGGGTGCGCGCGTCGTGTTCTCGGCGCACGGCGTCTCGCCGGCGGTCAAGGCCTCCGCGGCGGCGCGCAACCTGCAGACGATCGACGCGACGTGCCCCCTGGTGACCAAGGTGCACAAGGAGGCCGTGCGGTTCGCCGCGGACGACTTCGACATCCTGCTCATCGGCCACGACGGCCACGAGGAGGTCGAGGGCACGCAGGGGCACGCCCCCGAGCACATCCAGGTCGTGAACTCGCCGGACGACGCGGACCACGTCGAGGTCCGCGACCCGGAGCGGGTCATGTGGATCTCGCAGACGACGCTGTCGGTGGACGAGACCATGGAGACGGTCCGCCGCCTGCGCGAGCGGTTCCCGCACCTGCAGGACCCGCCGAGCGACGACATCTGCTACGCGACGCAGAACCGCCAGGTCGCGGTCAAGAAGCTCGCGCCGGCCTGCGACGTCGTCATCACCGTGGGGTCGGCCAACTCGTCGAACTCGGTGCGCCTGGTCGAGGTCGCGCTGGACGCGGGCGCCCGCTCGTCGTACCGGGTCGACAAGGCCGCGGAGATCGACCCCGCGTGGCTCGAGGGCGCGACGACCGTCGGGGTGACCTCCGGCGCGTCGGTCCCGGAGATCCTCGTGGCGGACGTCCTGGCGCTGCTCGCCGTGCACGGCTTCGCCGACGTCGAGGAGGTCCGCACCGCGACGGAGGACCTCATGTTCTCCCTGCCGCGCGAGCTGCGTGCCGACCTCAAGGCCGCCGGCGCCCCGGCCGACCGGCCGCGTCCCGACGGCCGCCGCCGCCTGGACGTCCAGCCCGTCTGAGGCACCGGCCGCGGCCCGTCACGCGCTCGAGGCGCCCGCGTCGGGGCGTGGCCGCGCCGCCGCCTCGTCCGCGAGGGCGCGGGCGTCACGCTCGGCCGTCCGGCTCCCGAGGGCCAGGTCGTCCAACGCGACGACCTGCTCCGACACCGACGCGACCAGCTCCGGTGCGCTCAGGGCCGTCAGCCGCGGGTCGGCGGGCGCCGGCGTGGGCAGGTCGCCGTCGACGACGTGCAGGTCGGCGAACCGGCGGGCGCTGACCAGCACGCGCGACTCGAGCGAGCCGACCGCCTGGTTGTAGGCAGCGGCCGCCGCGTCGATCGACCGCCCGAGCCTGGCCAGGTGGCCGCCCATCGTCGCGAGCCGCCCGTGCAGCTCCTTGCCGAGGGTGAGCACCTGCTGCGCGTTCGCGGCGAGCGCGTCCTGCCGCCACGCGTACGCGACGGTCCGCAGCAGCGTGAGCAGGGTGACGGGCGTCGCGATGACGACGTCGCGCTCGAACGCGTACTCGATGAGCGTCGGGTCCTGCTCCGCGGCCGCGTGCAGGAAGGACTCGGCGGGGACGAACATCACGACGAACTCGGGCGCGGGGGCGAACTGGTCCCAGTAGCGCTTGGAGGCGAGGTCGTCGACGTGCTTGCGCACGTGCCGCGCGTGGGCCGCGAGCCGCTGGGCACGGACCGTCTCGTCGTCCGTCTGCGCCGCGTCGAGGAAGCCGAGGAAGGCCACCTTCGCGTCGACCACCACCTGCTTGCCGCCCGCGAGGCGCACGACCATGTCGGGCCGCTGCAGGCCGTCGTCCGTGCGTACCTGCTCCTGCTCGACGAAGTCGACGTGGGCGATCATGCCGGCGGCCTCGACCACCCGGCGCAGCTGGACCTCGCCCCACCTGCCGCGCACCTGCGACGAGCGCAGCGCGGTGACCAGCTGCGACGTCTCGCCGCGCAGCTGCTCGGACGCCGTGCGCATCGCGCGGACCTGCTCGCCGAGCGCGGCGTTGCCCTCGATGCGCGCGCGTTCCGCCTCGACCAGCTCGGAGCGCACGTGGTCCAGCGTGCGCGACAGCGGCTCGACCATCGCGCGCACGGCCTGCTCGCGCTGCGCGAGCTCGCCCACCTGCGTCTGGTGCTCGGCGGCGAGCCGCTGGTGCGCCAGGGCGAGGAACTGCTCGCTGGTCGCCGCGAGCGCCTCGTCCGCGAGGGCACGGAAGCGGTCGCCGGTGCCGGCGCGCTCCGCCTCGAGGTGCGCGCGTGCGCGTGCGGCGTCGACCTCCGCGAGCCGCACCCGCTCCTCCGCGGCGCGTGCGGCGCGGGAGGAGGCCAGCACCCACGCGACGAGGCCGCCCAGCGCGGCGCCGACGAGCAGGACGCACAGGAGCAGCGGCACGGTGCGCAGGGTCGCGTCGGGGTCCATGCGTGCAGCGTGCCAGCCGCCACCGACATCGCCGCCGCGGCCCGCGGTGCGCCGCACACCCGTCTGCGGACGGAGGGGCCGGCTCCGTCCTGCGGCCGATCCACCCCGGTTGACCAGGCCCTATCGTCGGTCGCGTGACGACGTCAGCCCCCTTCCCGCAGCCAGGCCCCGGCGACACGCCGGGGCACGCACCCGGCACGACGCCTCCCGGCACGCCGCCGCCCGTCGCGGTCGCCCCCGCGATCGCGGTGCGCGGCCTGTGGCGCCGCTTCGGCCAGAAGGTGGCCGTCGCGGGCATCGACCT contains:
- a CDS encoding carbonic anhydrase, which translates into the protein MSAAQVRPRTPAQAWAELCAGNQRFVEDRMEHPSQGFDRRAELSVEQHPFAVVFGCSDSRVAAEIIFDQGLGDLFVVRTAGHVLDTTVIGSIEYGVRVLGAPLVVVLAHDSCGAVAATVEAMTTGNVPPGFVQAVVDRVIPSIVGLTASGRPLDSFDAATLGHQHVLHTARQLHGYSVLLAEDVAAGRCAVVAVEYTLADGQARLTHVIGDIGAGMGVIPPTTS
- a CDS encoding 4-hydroxy-3-methylbut-2-enyl diphosphate reductase, producing MTHAAPDPVDAHADDLRATRKRVLLAAPRGYCAGVDRAVVAVEKALEHYGAPVYVRKEIVHNRHVVDTLAARGAVFVDETDQVPEGARVVFSAHGVSPAVKASAAARNLQTIDATCPLVTKVHKEAVRFAADDFDILLIGHDGHEEVEGTQGHAPEHIQVVNSPDDADHVEVRDPERVMWISQTTLSVDETMETVRRLRERFPHLQDPPSDDICYATQNRQVAVKKLAPACDVVITVGSANSSNSVRLVEVALDAGARSSYRVDKAAEIDPAWLEGATTVGVTSGASVPEILVADVLALLAVHGFADVEEVRTATEDLMFSLPRELRADLKAAGAPADRPRPDGRRRLDVQPV
- a CDS encoding exodeoxyribonuclease VII small subunit — its product is MARGHDTTAPAEAGAPAGPTPPDPATLGYEQARDELVSIVARLESGAGTLEESLALWERGEALAARCQQWLDGARERLTAARGAAPAGAAGDDASRATDVDEEDR
- a CDS encoding ABC transporter ATP-binding protein, with the translated sequence MAAITLSHVVKEYGDGYPAVNDVSLDIDDGEFVILVGPSGCGKSTLLRMVVGLEDITGGEISIDGDVVNDKAPRDRKLAMVFQNYALYPHLSVFENIAFPLRLDKGKFSEAEVRERVERAADTLELREHLDRKPANLSGGQRQRVAMGRAIVREARAFLFDEPLSNLDAKLRGQMRTEISRMQRRLGTTTLYVTHDQTEAMTLGDRVAVLKKGVLQQVASPRALYEQPVNLFVAGFIGSPPMNFLPGEVDGDVLRLPLTEVPLTDELRARIGDRRVVIVGLRPEHLEDAAMLDDDTRAGGVTFGADVDVVEWLGAELYAYVPFETHASVEKTLEELDRDLDGEGMRTQLVAALGSEARVRDGDTAELWFDPARLLIFDPETGENLTYDEESARRSDEESVEERRRTTERARKRAERSDSAA
- a CDS encoding extracellular solute-binding protein — protein: MRRRTALLALALVAPLAACASTEAGPPTLTWYINPDSGGQARIAAECSDESDGAYRLEVALLPRDAPGQREQLVRRLAANDTSIDLMSIDPPFVPEFSNAGFLAEIPDDVAQTVTQDVTEGAVAAATYGDELVVVPFWANTQLLWYRKSVAEAAGLDMSQPVTWDQIIDAAEQQDVTVAVQGTRAESLTVWVNALVESAGGHILDNPDEEDPQAVTPSLDSDAGRTAAQIISDLAASGVGGPQLANADEDINASMFEGDSAGFMVNWPFVWQRANAGVESGSLDQSVVDDYGWALYPQAVEGEESRPPIGGVTLGVSAFSENPDLAFEAAQCIVQPEKQAAYYLSDGNPPGSLVAFDDPEVQEAFPMADLIRESLQNAAPRPQTPFYNEVSTSVQRTWHSPRSVSPDSTPASGDTLITDVLQGRALL
- a CDS encoding carbohydrate kinase family protein, with the protein product MTGSTQGRALVVGEALVDAVRRPDGSRDVFPGGSPANVALGLARLGRRVDLLTWLAVDAYGDLVRRHLDASGVRVLRGDRTPATTPVATAHLDAQGVATYEFDLEWDLPSSWDEDDEDALVVHTGSIATVLRPGGAKVADLVETRRAASTITYDPNLRPALMGDPADVLPVVERLVRAADVVKVSDEDLAWLLPGVAPAEIAEAWSRSGPALVVVTHGGEGAFACTSAGARLSVAAPRVTVVDTVGAGDSFMGGLVDGLWSAGLLGAAQRPALHDVDAGTVEHLLTRCARIAAITVSRSGANPPSLAELDAEPTGAGA
- a CDS encoding class II fumarate hydratase, producing the protein MTDTNGPDVAAGTAQPEFRIEHDTMGEVRVPAAALYRAQTQRAVENFPISGSTLERGHIEALARIKKAAALANAELGVLPRDVADAIAAAADEVATGAHDGEFPVDVYQTGSGTSSNMNTNEVLATLATRLLGRDVHPNDHVNASQSSNDVFPTSVHVAATAGVVRDLVPALEHLAATLEEKATAWAQVVKSGRTHLMDATPVTLGQEFGGYAAAVRYGVERLQAALPRAAEVPLGGTAVGTGINTPAGFPQRVIALLVEDTGLPLTEARDHFEAQSSRDGLVELSGALRTIAVSLTKICNDLRWMGSGPNTGLAEIALPDLQPGSSIMPGKVNPVVPEAVLMVCSRVVGNDATVAWAGASGTFELNVQIPVIASAVLESVRLLANASRVLADRTIAGTTPNVERARELAESSPSIVTPLNRTIGYENAAKIAKHAVQAGVTIRQATIDLGFVERGELTLEQLDVALDVLAMTRPPRA
- the xseA gene encoding exodeoxyribonuclease VII large subunit, translated to MQDETSAPAPPPAAPLPLPLKAADTTPERPWPVRHLAPKVADYVARMPPVWVEGQVLNVRRWNSLLFLTLRDTDLDMSLSVTLPAVAAMSLGDRFADGAHVVVHARPQYQVKKGTLGFAADRVRLVGLGELLARIEHLKGVLAAEGLFDESRKRPLPFLPAVVGLVCAQQGDAEHDVVSNARARWPAVQFEIRRVTVQGPSAVPEVGAAIAELDADPRVEVVVVARGGGSFEDLLPFSNETLVRAAAACRTPLVSAIGHHMDTPLLDLVADLRASTPTDAAKRVVPDVTEERARIVQARSRTRAAVTHRIAREQATLTHLRTRPVMARPETMVGPHEDALHRQTARGRAVLDAALAQAATATARLAGQVRALSPAATLERGYAVVQRADGVVVRSPQDVTAGDRLRVRVAAGELAADVVGT
- a CDS encoding carbohydrate ABC transporter permease translates to MSAATTTVPAAADAATGGPRKPRRSDRARQEARLGLLLCAPAILVLVAVVGYPILQAVWDSLYSYKLTNPDARRFVGLENYALILSDPIWWQALWVTVLITVVTVVVELVLGFALALVMNNALSTLRPALRTAILIPYAIITVVSAFAFRFMFDLTSGFINSWLPFVPDDVDWFASFGTAITVICISEIWKTTPFISLLLLSGLAQVPGELQEAAKVDGATWWQRMRRVTIPNMKAAIMVALLFRALDAFRIFDNIFIMTNGAAGTESVSFLAYRQTIQRLEIGIGSAVSVLLTICVALIALVFVKGFKVNLAASTRAGR
- a CDS encoding carbohydrate ABC transporter permease: MSGRTKAWWWVGGILIVLYCLFPVAWIVSLSLKAPADLDDGSFLPTSVSWQNYQLILTGDASDLFLPALRNSVGICLIATGIAVVLAALCAYAVARLDFPGKALVLGLALGVSMFPVISIVTPLFNIWRAIGLFDTWPGLIIPYLSITLPLSIWTLTAFFREIPWEMEQAAQVDGATTAQAFRKVIVPLAGPGVATTAIIAFFLAWNDFVYGISLTSTERARPVPAALAFFTGASQFEEPTGAISAAAVIVTIPVVVLVLLFQRQIVAGLTQGAVKG